A genomic region of Leptospira barantonii contains the following coding sequences:
- a CDS encoding ferredoxin, translating into MADKNDKVKQNAAGRFYIDNSCVPCNDCVEEAPMLLKYTDDESKVYFHRQPTNHEEEVAAKKAMEICPVEALGDDGE; encoded by the coding sequence ATGGCTGACAAAAACGATAAAGTCAAACAGAACGCGGCTGGCCGATTCTATATCGACAACAGTTGTGTTCCTTGCAATGACTGTGTGGAAGAAGCTCCTATGCTTCTTAAATATACGGATGACGAATCCAAAGTTTACTTTCATAGACAACCCACAAATCACGAGGAAGAAGTCGCCGCAAAGAAGGCGATGGAAATCTGTCCCGTCGAAGCGCTCGGAGACGACGGAGAATAA